The Meriones unguiculatus strain TT.TT164.6M chromosome 14, Bangor_MerUng_6.1, whole genome shotgun sequence sequence GTTTCTCACTTGGGACTGTTGTGGCTTCTCTTGTATCCTGCCCACTTCCTTCTCCTAAGCCACATGTATTTCTCTCATTTCACACTGAAGTGAGCAAGCAATACCAAAAGGAACTACTGTTCAGTAATAAGAGCTGGACCCCTAGACATGTTGTTAACCACTCGCTGTGTGTTGCTGGCTAATTAATTTTACTGAACTTTTTCTTcactataaaatgaaataattcctgctccagaaaagaagctgggcacagtggtgcactcataatcccagcatccagcccaaaggctaaggcaggaggatggctttAAGTTCTGGCCAGCTTGtacctacataatgagttcagaGCCATTCTtgattacacagtgagaccctgtctcaaaaacaaacacaaaacaaaaacaagatttcTAAAAGGATCATCTAAGATAATACATTCAGTGTCGGATATAGACCCCTAGTACTGAAGGTTTCAAGCATCTCACATTAATTCCTCTCTTAGAAACAGGATCAAGCGTCTGTCAACCATTTGCTCAAAGACCTGGCACCTGTGCATTAGTACTATCTGAGAAGACGTACCTTCTCATGAGGCCAACTGCACCTCCTTTTGGAAAGGTTTCTTGAGAACAATTTCCCACCACAGCAGTACCCCTCTGTATGGCATCACACATACCACCTCAAGCTGGCTCAGACGACAGTTCAGGACAACATTTGCCTCTAGGTCAAGCTGAAACAGAACACTTAGACAAGAGACCCCAGAGGACCTCAAAAACAGTACAGACAAGGTATGAAGTAGGAAAATGATTACTAAAAAATTCTAAagttatttcttttaaagagtcATTCTTCTCCAACAAAACACTGAGATCTCTGGACAAAGACACAAGGGAGAAGACGAGTAATAACTGGAGTGGGAAAGGAAACTACTTCACACAAATCAGCCTACGACAGGAATGGAGCATAAGAAAATCTTCATGTTTACCTGGGTAATTCTGGCTTCCTGAAAATTCCTGCCAGTTACTAAGGAAACATAATCCCATTTATATCTTACTCTCCATGTTACCATCACTCAGCCGAATACCCTCCTACACACACCTGCTTTTTACTGCATTTATAACCCAGTCATTAATAACTGGTTTCAATCAAGGAGCTTTTAAAAGTTAGGATTCCAGGTATACCCCAGATGAATTAAATCAGAATTTGTTAGGAGATAGGTATCAGCAATTTTTAAATCTCCCAGGTGATTTACAGGTTAAGAATTCctggggttttattgttgttggcaCCGTTGTTCTTGATCTATACTTCCATGTTCTTCGGGACCCCAATGAAACCTCAAAGAGAAGTAAACTACACCTAAACTAGACAGCAGTTACTCTAGTAAAGGAGTTAGAAGGAGAAGTGGTCCTACcctgtttccttaaaaaaaaaaaactcaaacccAGAACAACAGATaaggagagactgagacagaaagaACGTGCTGCATTTCCCTCCCCCAAAGCACTGGAGTAACCGCtccaggctgaggcagaagaccGTGAGGCAggactgtaaaagaaaaaagagtgaaaaaagGAGTGAAGAAAGAGGGGAGCATCTCTACACTGTTCAAGGACAGGATAGGACAGGAcaaggcagggcagggcaggaacagaaggaaaaataaaagggcaaagagtaataaaaagaaagaaacgggAAAACGAAATTAAAAAACTGTAAATATTATGACTCACAGGCTGCAATGAGGCTAGCAAAGTTATGTGCtctctgtatccaagactctATCATCCAGCAGGACCTCTATGACCTCATGCTAAAGTAGGTCACAGACCAAGGTAGGTGGGCCTTAAGCCCTGGGCAACTTGGGGTCCCTGCAGCAGCCACTACCTTGCCCAACCCCCCCCCACTCCCTGCCATGCTGGTCAGTACCCCCCACCTGCTAACACTGGATGAAGCAGATGCCACTTGGGCCCTCATCAAGGATAAAGTAGGTAAAGTAAGGATGCTCTGGAGGAAGTGGCAAAGTGCGACCAGGCTGGGTCTTAAGTGGTTTTTGTCTAGGAAGAGTGGGAAATCGTAAGACAATAATAGCAATTGACATATAAAGCCACTTGAATGAGTGAGTGATGGGCGAGTGGACAGTAACGAACTTAAGATGAACACCAAAATCTgtaagaggaaaaaggaaaaatgtgCTATTTCCACAATTAAACTATCACCTTAGAGCAGCATCCACGAGACTTAAAGCAACCTTAATGGCATTAATTCCCATGACTTGGGAAAATGCTCACCATATAAGCAAGGGAGGCAGAAATACAGAAGCAACAGATATTCTCAAAATTAAGAGTAATTGGTTTCAACGGTACTGAAGTCTGTACCTACACTAGATCTTCTAAAATTACAGTAAACATAAATGAAGTTTTCCACTAtagaaatgaggaaaaaaaaaaaaaaaacctctccttACATTATCTCAGTGAATAACTTGAGGCAGAGATACACAGGGTAAGCTCAGCAACTTCAAGCAGAATGAGGCACCTTTGAatgccctgatttctttctttcaataCTATAGGCCAGCACTTCAAAACATGCTTTGTTACAGAATAAGAGCAGAGCAGTTTTAGGGGTCATTGGGTGAATTCAGTGTAGGAGTACAGATATGTGGGATCTGGGGGATAAAATGTAGAACTTGGAACTTTTGTGTGGCCGTGCTCTCAAGCGTAACTGAGAGCCAGAAGGCTCAGCCAATGAAACTTGATGAAACTTTGAATGGGTCAAAACTGTAACAGCTAAGTTACAAACTACTAAAGAGGATCTTACCGTGTTCCCGGGTACTCTCTAGAACTGGTCACCAAGCACACATAacttaaacaaaaacaagaaataaggACAAACCTAAGAAACTAGACACCCTAAATGGATACTAGAATAATACAAAGATTAGgaacctttctctctttctctctctcaacacacacacacacacacaaacacacacacacgaaaaactATCCTCATAGCTAGGGTAGAAAGCACATAAGAGGTAACTGACTGCTGTCGTCAAAGATTGGACATTATAAGCCTACATCTGGGTATCCATTTTTCACTAATAGTATCCATATAAACCATCACCTAGCCATGACCTTTCAAGAGTTCTTCTTTCCACATCCATGAAGAGAACTTGTTCTGTGACTTCCACTAGTTCCCATTATTTAGTTCAAGAACTAAAATCGTGTTTTGCTTGCAGTTATTGCAACAGTCTCAAgttatttctctttcctgctgTAGGCCTAGTAAAAAATCaactctcttcttcctcatcccaTCTTCCTACCCAGGGCCTACAAGTGGCTTCCCATTAGCCTCAGAATAAATCAGTTATTTATGAAAGGCATACACTGATGACTTCCCATATCCTAGCTTCCTGTGTGCCTTTCCTTTTCCTACCTTAAATGCAAGCAATGAAATTATGTGTCCCTAAATGTGCATGACTGGAAGGTTCAGGGGTTTTTCCCCTTCTGCCAGGAATGCCTACTGCCCAACCTGTTAATTCCTCCAAAGCTCAAGTATTGCCACCTAGGAAATTTCTTTGACCATCTTTCTATCAAAGACAAAGGCTGTTAAACCACTTGTCCTTGCCCACATCCTGCTATTATTACTTTACTTAACTAACTACTGTTCACATTTTTTGTCTCCTCAATTAGCCCAAGCTACATTAGGATAAAAAGTCTCTTTTTTGTGTGTATCCAAATATCTACCATAATTTGCCACAAAATAAGATATTCAGGTTTTACTACAGGAGGGAACTAGGAAATAAGTGTGGATCTGTGTATACTGTAGCAATGTACCTGAACAGTGAAGTGGTGGGAAGGCCAGGTTAGACAACACAATTTACCCTCTGACCTTAACTCAGCCCCTGACTTATAAACTGGCCACCTGCAGGTCATCGAGGAGCGTTTTGGGTCCAATGTAGTGGCAGTACCTTTCCTCTCGGATGCAGCCTGCTATGATCTACTGGGCGTGCTAGTGAAACAGTCCCGTCCAGCCCACACCCGCCTGGCTTTGCCAGGCCGGCAGGGCCGAAGGGCACTGAAATCAGTAGGGCTGCTACCAAATCTTCTAGAACAGGCAGGGTCTGAGGGTGTCTTTGCCCACTGCACTCGAGAATACTCACCAAATGGCCGAGCTGAGATAGCCTATGAAGAAATGCGAATGTTGGATGGTCAGCCCTGCCGGATCCGCCTACATATGGGAGGTCTGCGCAAGAAGGTTGCCTTCCTGCTGCTACCGCCAGGGCAGGTGAGCCTACAGCAGAACCTTCCCTGGCTCCGGAGCACCCACAGCATCTACGTCATCTACCAGGTCTTCTCCTGCACCTGGCTGCAGCTAGGGCTACTGCCTACAGCCCGTGAGCCCCAGCTGCTCCGGTTACAGCGGTCACTACCTATTGCTTTCTCCTGCCTCAAGTTTTCACTGCAGCCCAAGGGTGTGCTGGGACCACAGAAGTCTCTGACCAAAGATCCATTGCCCCAAGGAGCCAACTGGGTTAGACCTAGCCTTAGCATCATATCAACTCTGGCTCCCACATCAGTACCTGCTGATACCCCTGAAGTTGCTGATGATGTATCTCCACCTGTCACAGACCCACCTACACCACCTCCCCAAGAAGGGCCAGAAAGCAGACCCACCAGATTCTCCTATAAGGGTCGAAACCCCTTCCGGAGGGGCCCCTATATGCTTTCAGGTACTGCTAAAGGAAATGAAGACAAGGGATGGGAAAGGCCATTGGAGAGAGAGGGTACAGGGAATATAACGCAGGAATGGGTTCAGCAGCCCAGAATTTGTACAAGACCCTCATAGGGGACTGAGGGAGCCCAGGGAGGGTGAGGTGGAAGCATGGCCCTggtagagggagggggagggtgggtaaCGGAGAATCAGAGGGAGGGACTAGGGAGGAAGACCAGGGCATGAGTCAAGCTGTGACTATCCCCAACCCTAGCAGAGAACTGGCTCTTCAGCCCCCGCAACCCCCCACCAGGAGCCCAGGGTGGGGGCCCCGGGGACCCCGACCGGCACTCCATGTCCCTGCCCCTGCTGCAGGGTCTGTCCTCGGAGTTCGACAGCGACGAATGAAGCTGAGACAAGAGATGCAGGGGGCAAGGCCCCTAAGATCTGGCATACAAATACTGGTCCCCAATA is a genomic window containing:
- the C14H11orf42 gene encoding uncharacterized protein C11orf42 homolog — protein: MLVSTPHLLTLDEADATWALIKDKVIEERFGSNVVAVPFLSDAACYDLLGVLVKQSRPAHTRLALPGRQGRRALKSVGLLPNLLEQAGSEGVFAHCTREYSPNGRAEIAYEEMRMLDGQPCRIRLHMGGLRKKVAFLLLPPGQVSLQQNLPWLRSTHSIYVIYQVFSCTWLQLGLLPTAREPQLLRLQRSLPIAFSCLKFSLQPKGVLGPQKSLTKDPLPQGANWVRPSLSIISTLAPTSVPADTPEVADDVSPPVTDPPTPPPQEGPESRPTRFSYKGRNPFRRGPYMLSAENWLFSPRNPPPGAQGGGPGDPDRHSMSLPLLQGLSSEFDSDE